In the Haloferula helveola genome, one interval contains:
- a CDS encoding HYR domain-containing protein yields the protein MRFARILVAAAALLLPATALAQLQVSVMPSYSQNTSYANAEINQPIQVWGRAWGGTPPYTYSLSFGDGTPDAGGAVGNPDDIGAAHSYTTAGLKTFTLTVTDAASASVSRSGTIRVFGSPTKDQLVNMAIEKGLRFLYLNQHPAGPDQCLWQGSNNNSTRNEYTVGSTGAAVLAFEENGHLPGNDPVQDIYAPTVDCGLNWLTNFATTYPISVQTAGDPDSNGNGVGVYFWAGGHETYSNCLAGLALIASETSAADAQARTIPAGPLAGTSYYDAIQDFLDLLAFSQTDGGTSGGWVYSIRTSNSGGNDGSAMQWPALVSRAAEDLWGLSTPAWVKERNAGAYRTLQNASGGVGYRSNVQWLNAVKTGGALVALQVAGYDTSDPDVQQGINYIGSVWANDSGSGTFFNNGGTFGQWYGMYGVKKGLQLQGVSTLNTSAGPRDWQSDYDCWLLGDASGLDPSASPSRRNTNSMFGQLANGSWLSTTQWPGTSVSDAEIATAHGVLILTRSVTVALPVAVIADCGEVSTKPGQRAFQMDGTGSFHSDPDLSIQEYRWDFDASDGVDFDNPDAVGAIVTNPGYSVVGNYTISLQVRDNSDPQRVGQTSEVCAAVDTDIAPIAVAIPAGRPSYNCRVGEEITLDGSESFDPDGDEITLFEWDLDGDGQFDDATGQTPTFSCDTEGAVAVRLRVTALGKTGVSQEVILVASPNDLAVASLSASDIDPGVSADVTVGISNDPASGNGFTDVLVRFYNGNPLTGGAQLGGNYLVDIPAGATVSLTADDLPLGGTELVWVYIDANLQVPEYEEDNNIDAVNVTNQPPIAVAQDLIVPANANCEGIASASDFDGGSSDPDGDPLTLSIAPAGPYPLGVTPVTLTVTDPLGESDTDTATITVVDATPPVLTLNGAADVTLECGVDSYTELGAGVTDNCDAGVSVVIGGDAVADTPGVYVVTYDATDASGNAATQLVRTVTVVDTTPPVITCPGDMEVPTLGPLGVVVNFSVTATDACDPAPVIVCTPASGTVFPVGETLVTCTAIDAAGLEDTCTFTVKVLSAEELLCALIECVEQMDIHHGIKNALLAKLRNSKSSLRRGRMNAAINQLEAFMSHVESQRGKKLTDEQADHLLAKAAVVHAAMTGVPYGDPYLATIDLPPGFQMYLGAGVVQGKLMIYPEQVEGLGGSSTLLQLVWNGLGVLESAEDPSGPWEEVEIADPPYWHAVTPEEPVKFFRVNQP from the coding sequence ATGCGATTCGCACGAATCCTGGTCGCCGCCGCAGCGCTCCTGCTGCCCGCGACCGCCCTCGCCCAACTGCAGGTCTCGGTGATGCCGAGCTACTCGCAGAACACTTCCTACGCCAACGCGGAAATCAACCAGCCGATCCAGGTCTGGGGCCGAGCTTGGGGCGGTACTCCTCCCTACACTTACTCCCTCAGCTTCGGCGACGGCACCCCCGATGCCGGAGGCGCCGTGGGCAATCCGGATGACATCGGTGCTGCCCACAGCTACACCACCGCCGGCCTGAAGACCTTCACGCTGACGGTGACGGATGCTGCCAGTGCTTCGGTCAGCCGCTCGGGCACGATCCGGGTGTTCGGGAGCCCAACCAAGGACCAGTTGGTGAACATGGCGATCGAGAAGGGGCTGCGTTTCCTTTACCTGAACCAGCATCCGGCCGGTCCCGACCAGTGCCTATGGCAGGGATCCAACAACAACAGCACCAGGAATGAGTACACGGTGGGGTCAACGGGTGCGGCAGTCCTCGCCTTCGAGGAAAATGGACACCTCCCGGGAAATGACCCGGTGCAGGACATCTACGCTCCGACCGTTGACTGCGGACTCAATTGGCTCACGAATTTCGCGACGACCTATCCCATCTCGGTGCAGACCGCGGGGGATCCCGACAGCAACGGAAACGGAGTCGGGGTCTACTTCTGGGCCGGCGGTCACGAGACCTATTCGAACTGTCTCGCCGGACTGGCGCTGATCGCATCGGAAACCTCGGCGGCGGATGCCCAGGCGCGTACGATCCCCGCCGGTCCGCTGGCTGGAACCAGCTACTACGATGCCATCCAGGACTTCCTGGATCTCCTCGCATTCTCCCAAACGGATGGCGGTACTTCAGGAGGATGGGTGTATAGCATCCGGACTTCGAACTCGGGAGGGAACGACGGCTCGGCAATGCAATGGCCGGCTCTGGTTTCCCGTGCCGCCGAGGACCTCTGGGGTTTGTCGACGCCCGCGTGGGTGAAGGAACGCAACGCCGGAGCGTACCGTACACTTCAGAACGCCAGCGGCGGAGTCGGCTACAGGTCCAACGTTCAATGGCTGAATGCCGTGAAGACCGGAGGGGCGCTGGTGGCACTCCAGGTCGCGGGCTACGACACCTCGGACCCGGACGTGCAACAGGGTATCAACTACATCGGAAGTGTCTGGGCCAATGACAGCGGCAGCGGAACGTTCTTCAACAATGGTGGAACCTTCGGCCAGTGGTACGGAATGTATGGCGTCAAGAAGGGCCTTCAGTTGCAGGGGGTCTCTACGCTCAATACGAGTGCGGGACCTCGCGACTGGCAGTCGGACTACGACTGTTGGCTACTCGGTGACGCGTCGGGTCTCGATCCTTCCGCTTCCCCCAGCCGGCGGAACACCAACTCCATGTTCGGACAGCTCGCCAACGGTTCTTGGTTGAGCACCACACAATGGCCGGGCACTTCGGTAAGCGATGCGGAGATCGCCACGGCCCACGGCGTGCTGATTCTTACCCGCAGCGTGACGGTGGCCCTCCCGGTGGCGGTGATCGCCGACTGCGGCGAAGTCAGCACCAAGCCGGGCCAGCGCGCTTTCCAGATGGACGGCACCGGCTCGTTCCACTCGGATCCGGATCTCTCGATCCAGGAGTACCGCTGGGACTTCGACGCCAGTGACGGGGTCGACTTCGACAATCCCGACGCCGTCGGCGCAATCGTCACCAACCCCGGCTACTCGGTGGTTGGCAACTACACGATCTCGCTGCAGGTGCGCGACAACTCCGATCCCCAGCGCGTCGGCCAGACCAGTGAAGTCTGCGCAGCGGTCGATACTGATATCGCTCCCATCGCTGTGGCCATTCCCGCGGGCCGCCCGTCCTACAACTGCAGGGTCGGTGAAGAGATCACCCTTGATGGCTCCGAGTCCTTTGATCCCGACGGTGATGAAATCACCCTCTTCGAGTGGGACCTCGATGGCGATGGCCAGTTCGATGACGCCACGGGTCAGACCCCTACCTTCTCATGCGATACCGAAGGGGCGGTTGCGGTGCGCCTGCGGGTGACGGCCCTCGGCAAGACGGGCGTCAGCCAGGAGGTTATCCTGGTGGCCTCGCCGAACGATCTGGCGGTGGCCAGCCTGAGCGCCAGCGACATCGATCCCGGCGTCTCCGCGGACGTGACGGTCGGGATTTCCAATGACCCGGCATCTGGCAACGGCTTCACCGATGTGCTCGTGCGCTTCTACAACGGCAATCCGTTGACCGGTGGTGCGCAGCTCGGGGGGAACTACCTCGTCGACATCCCGGCTGGTGCCACGGTTTCGCTGACGGCCGACGACCTCCCGCTCGGCGGCACCGAACTGGTGTGGGTATACATCGATGCCAACCTGCAGGTACCGGAGTACGAAGAGGACAACAACATCGACGCGGTTAACGTGACCAATCAGCCGCCGATCGCGGTAGCCCAGGATCTGATCGTGCCAGCAAACGCGAATTGCGAGGGAATTGCCTCCGCCTCGGACTTCGATGGCGGCTCATCGGATCCGGATGGTGACCCGCTGACCTTGAGTATCGCTCCGGCCGGCCCGTATCCGCTCGGAGTGACTCCGGTTACCCTGACGGTCACCGATCCGCTCGGTGAATCGGATACCGACACCGCGACGATCACGGTTGTTGATGCCACGCCGCCGGTGCTGACGCTGAATGGAGCTGCCGACGTCACCCTTGAATGCGGAGTCGACAGCTACACGGAACTTGGAGCGGGAGTGACGGACAACTGTGATGCGGGAGTGTCGGTGGTCATCGGCGGCGACGCCGTGGCGGATACCCCGGGTGTCTACGTGGTCACCTACGATGCGACCGACGCTTCGGGGAACGCGGCGACCCAGCTGGTCCGGACCGTGACGGTGGTGGACACCACTCCACCGGTGATCACCTGCCCGGGCGACATGGAGGTTCCGACCCTGGGCCCGCTGGGCGTGGTGGTGAACTTCAGCGTCACCGCGACGGACGCCTGCGATCCGGCACCGGTGATCGTGTGCACGCCCGCGTCGGGGACGGTCTTCCCGGTGGGCGAAACCTTGGTGACTTGTACGGCGATCGATGCGGCCGGGCTGGAGGACACCTGCACGTTCACCGTCAAGGTGCTCTCGGCCGAGGAGCTGCTGTGCGCGCTGATCGAGTGCGTCGAGCAGATGGACATCCACCACGGCATCAAGAACGCCCTGCTCGCCAAGCTGCGGAACTCGAAGAGCAGCCTGCGTCGCGGTCGTATGAACGCGGCGATCAACCAGTTGGAGGCCTTCATGAGCCACGTTGAGAGCCAGCGGGGGAAGAAGCTGACCGACGAGCAGGCCGACCACCTGTTGGCGAAGGCGGCGGTGGTGCATGCGGCGATGACGGGTGTCCCCTACGGAGACCCGTATCTTGCGACGATCGATCTGCCGCCCGGATTCCAGATGTATCTGGGTGCGGGCGTGGTCCAGGGCAAACTGATGATCTACCCCGAACAGGTCGAAGGTTTGGGCGGCAGCAGCACGCTTCTGCAGCTGGTCTGGAACGGCCTGGGCGTTCTGGAAAGTGCGGAGGATCCCTCGGGTCCATGGGAAGAGGTGGAAATCGCCGACCCGCCGTACTGGCACGCGGTGACGCCTGAGGAGCCGGTGAAGTTCTTCCGGGTCAACCAGCCGTAG